One window of the Selenomonadales bacterium genome contains the following:
- a CDS encoding molybdopterin biosynthesis protein, with product MRQHFLQSISLAEAERRIVTAFGAFDREEIVPAQQALGRVTSQPIFAKQSSPHYASAAMDGIAVRAEDTQGARPGRPQRLVRGQGFLPVDTGDALPVGKDAVIMIEHVVLEGEDALIEQAAPAWQHVRPVGEDIVATDLLLPRYHLISAVDIGALLAAGVLEVPVFARQRAVVIPTGDELVSPVAGVTPEAGEIVEFNSSIIAATLMEWGLECEITAPVKDERGLLAQAIARAARQADIVLVIAGTSTGRGDHTAEVVATLGELLFHGVAIRPGKPVLVGSVAGVPVFGLPGYPVSAAVCLQNLVKPLVFARYRQPLPEEPILKGTLTRPLVSGFGVDEFVRVQVGQVAQQTVVTPLGRGAGAVTSLVKADGYVRVPANTEGFDTGEEVDVKLWRSLGQIAARLVCIGSHDVILDVLADLLKRTQNVSFASSHVGSLAGLLALSQSLCHVATVHLLDEETGAYNVSYVKRLMPERDMLLVNVVKRWQGFIVPSHLARQVNSWRDLSKYRFVNRQSGSGTRVLLDYHLRLEGMDPSAVAGYEREETTHLAVACAVSAGEAEIGLGIKAAADAFGLGFVPLCLENYDLLLPRLSLADSRVAALLSVLGSRLFAEEVARLGLAGYDLGTSGQVVWRSHA from the coding sequence GTGCGACAGCACTTTTTACAGAGTATATCGCTAGCTGAGGCAGAGCGACGCATCGTCACTGCGTTTGGCGCCTTCGACCGGGAGGAAATCGTACCGGCACAACAGGCTTTGGGTCGGGTGACCTCACAGCCGATTTTCGCCAAACAGTCTTCGCCCCACTACGCCTCTGCCGCTATGGATGGCATAGCTGTGCGGGCTGAGGACACGCAGGGAGCACGGCCGGGACGCCCGCAGAGACTCGTACGGGGACAAGGGTTCTTGCCCGTCGACACCGGCGACGCTTTGCCCGTGGGTAAGGACGCCGTTATTATGATCGAACATGTTGTGCTCGAGGGAGAAGATGCCCTCATCGAGCAAGCTGCGCCTGCGTGGCAACACGTGCGGCCGGTGGGCGAGGATATCGTGGCAACCGACCTGCTTTTGCCGCGTTATCATCTCATTTCGGCTGTGGATATTGGAGCGCTGTTGGCGGCGGGTGTCCTAGAGGTGCCCGTATTCGCTAGGCAGCGAGCAGTCGTTATACCAACGGGTGATGAACTTGTTTCTCCGGTAGCAGGGGTAACGCCGGAGGCTGGCGAGATAGTGGAGTTTAACTCAAGCATTATTGCGGCTACGCTTATGGAGTGGGGCCTTGAGTGCGAGATAACCGCACCGGTTAAGGATGAGCGCGGGTTACTCGCGCAGGCTATAGCACGAGCCGCGCGTCAGGCAGACATAGTTCTAGTCATCGCCGGCACTTCTACAGGGCGCGGGGACCATACTGCCGAGGTAGTCGCCACCCTCGGCGAGCTGCTGTTCCACGGCGTGGCTATACGGCCGGGCAAGCCTGTGTTAGTGGGAAGCGTAGCGGGTGTACCAGTCTTTGGGCTGCCGGGATACCCTGTGAGCGCGGCAGTGTGCTTACAGAACCTCGTAAAGCCCCTAGTGTTTGCGCGCTACCGTCAGCCGTTGCCAGAGGAGCCTATTCTTAAGGGCACGTTAACTCGCCCTTTGGTGTCGGGCTTTGGTGTAGATGAGTTTGTGCGTGTGCAAGTGGGGCAGGTCGCGCAGCAGACCGTTGTAACGCCGCTTGGGAGAGGTGCGGGCGCAGTTACGTCGCTCGTCAAGGCGGATGGTTATGTGCGCGTCCCCGCGAACACCGAAGGCTTCGACACAGGGGAGGAAGTCGACGTCAAGCTTTGGCGCTCGTTAGGACAGATTGCCGCGCGACTAGTCTGCATCGGTAGCCACGACGTCATCCTCGACGTGCTGGCAGACCTGCTAAAACGTACACAGAACGTCAGTTTTGCCTCCAGTCACGTGGGTAGCCTGGCAGGTTTGCTTGCGCTAAGCCAGAGTCTCTGCCACGTCGCCACGGTACACCTCCTAGATGAGGAAACAGGCGCATACAATGTCTCCTACGTCAAGAGGTTAATGCCTGAGCGGGATATGCTCTTAGTCAACGTGGTAAAACGCTGGCAGGGGTTTATTGTTCCGTCCCACTTGGCAAGACAGGTGAATTCTTGGCGCGACCTCAGCAAGTACCGGTTTGTTAACCGCCAAAGCGGCTCGGGCACGCGTGTGCTGCTGGATTATCACCTGCGGCTAGAAGGCATGGACCCAAGCGCCGTCGCTGGGTATGAGCGCGAGGAAACTACGCATTTGGCAGTTGCTTGCGCGGTAAGCGCCGGTGAAGCGGAGATTGGGCTTGGCATCAAAGCTGCCGCCGACGCTTTTGGCCTCGGCTTTGTGCCCTTGTGCCTTGAGAACTACGACCTGTTGTTGCCAAGGCTGTCGCTCGCGGATTCCCGCGTGGCAGCGCTCCTTAGCGTCCTTGGGTCGCGGCTGTTTGCCGAGGAAGTTGCGCGCTTAGGCTTAGCGGGGTATGACCTGGGCACTTCGGGGCAGGTGGTGTGGCGAAGCCATGCGTGA
- a CDS encoding molybdopterin molybdenumtransferase MoeA translates to MRSIRLLKNITRLDEALERVCSELTPRGATVLLPIECASGRVAAESVVASCPVPHFRRSTMDGLAVTARVTTGASETIPALLNRDRQDAQGCVAVLTGAPVPYPYDAVVMQEYVRQVPPATLMVTRPVASGENVMDVGEDVEAGSTLVTEGEYLSPSRIAVLATQGVTAVSVKVFKVGIVATGDEVVSVEQVPGIGQIRDSNSPYLTAYLASRGLAPMNYGIIRDDETLLTEVLAHSLQECDAVVLSGGSSAGALDFTVKAILRLPAAEVLAHGLAVKPGKPTILATVGGKLVVGLPGHPLSCAIVAHKVAWPILCRAAGVIPPRTWEVTAALSRAVASVPGRRDFIPISLERGVATPLLAKSAAIQVLARADGLLTIPEDCEGLNAGAEVAVEIWR, encoded by the coding sequence GTGCGGTCTATTAGGCTCTTAAAAAACATTACCAGATTAGACGAAGCGCTAGAGAGGGTGTGTAGCGAGCTCACGCCGCGCGGCGCTACGGTGTTGTTGCCTATAGAATGCGCTAGCGGGCGAGTTGCCGCAGAATCTGTCGTAGCCTCGTGTCCTGTGCCGCATTTTCGGCGCTCCACTATGGATGGGCTTGCCGTTACAGCGCGCGTCACGACCGGCGCGAGCGAGACTATACCGGCGTTGCTTAACCGCGACAGACAGGACGCGCAAGGGTGCGTGGCGGTGCTGACCGGGGCGCCCGTGCCCTACCCCTACGATGCCGTCGTAATGCAGGAGTATGTTAGGCAAGTTCCCCCCGCAACCCTCATGGTGACGCGCCCTGTTGCTTCCGGTGAAAACGTTATGGATGTCGGCGAGGATGTGGAGGCAGGGTCGACTTTAGTGACCGAGGGGGAATACCTGTCTCCTTCTCGCATCGCTGTTTTGGCCACGCAGGGTGTAACTGCCGTGAGCGTAAAAGTGTTTAAGGTTGGGATTGTAGCCACGGGCGACGAAGTTGTTTCGGTCGAGCAGGTGCCGGGGATAGGACAAATCAGGGACTCCAATTCGCCGTATCTCACCGCGTATTTGGCGAGCCGGGGCCTTGCGCCGATGAACTATGGCATTATCCGGGACGATGAAACGCTGCTGACCGAGGTCCTAGCCCATAGCCTACAGGAGTGCGATGCCGTGGTGCTGTCGGGCGGGAGTTCTGCCGGAGCCCTCGACTTTACCGTCAAGGCTATCCTGCGACTTCCCGCCGCGGAAGTATTGGCGCACGGTCTGGCGGTTAAGCCGGGGAAGCCAACCATTTTGGCGACTGTCGGCGGGAAGCTGGTCGTGGGGCTCCCGGGACACCCGCTTTCGTGTGCCATCGTCGCGCACAAAGTAGCTTGGCCCATTCTTTGCCGTGCAGCAGGGGTAATACCTCCCCGCACGTGGGAAGTGACGGCCGCACTCAGCCGTGCGGTAGCGAGCGTCCCCGGGCGCAGGGACTTTATACCCATTAGTTTAGAGCGCGGCGTGGCTACGCCGCTTTTGGCGAAGTCGGCCGCCATCCAAGTGCTCGCGCGTGCGGATGGGCTCCTTACCATACCTGAGGATTGCGAAGGTCTAAACGCCGGAGCAGAGGTCGCAGTAGAGATCTGGAGGTGA
- a CDS encoding protein sspF: protein MARRRKVMSEQLKMQLAQELGFAETVRTGGWGAVSTRDTGDMVRLAIAKAEKMLTGRR from the coding sequence ATGGCACGCAGACGAAAAGTAATGTCAGAGCAGCTCAAGATGCAGCTCGCGCAAGAACTGGGGTTTGCCGAGACCGTTCGCACCGGAGGCTGGGGAGCAGTTTCTACCCGGGACACAGGTGATATGGTCAGACTGGCTATCGCCAAGGCCGAGAAAATGTTAACCGGAAGACGCTAG
- a CDS encoding HAD family hydrolase, which produces MKAAIFDLDGTLWDATTVALPAFRSVLARLELPAVSDDRLTSTLGYPIPEIWQMLLPPEELHRAHEADKLMEETEAELLAAGMGKPFPAVLETLSVIRQRGFLTFICSNCQPNYLEITPNRLGVAHLFDGRYCAGQYQGLTKVDIVKLIKESHGITSGFMIGDRFHDVEAGLANGLTAVGCLFGTGTREELKRAHYLINGFSELQRIVT; this is translated from the coding sequence TTGAAGGCTGCGATTTTCGACCTTGACGGCACTTTGTGGGATGCCACCACTGTGGCATTGCCTGCATTTCGAAGTGTGTTGGCTCGACTGGAGCTTCCTGCTGTGTCCGACGACCGCTTAACTTCGACGCTTGGCTACCCTATCCCAGAAATTTGGCAAATGCTCCTGCCGCCAGAAGAACTGCACCGTGCGCATGAGGCAGACAAGCTTATGGAAGAGACTGAGGCCGAGCTCTTAGCTGCAGGCATGGGGAAACCATTCCCCGCGGTTCTAGAAACGCTCTCCGTCATTCGACAGCGCGGGTTCCTCACGTTTATTTGCAGCAACTGCCAGCCAAACTACCTCGAAATTACACCTAATAGACTGGGGGTCGCCCACCTTTTCGATGGGCGTTACTGCGCAGGGCAATATCAGGGACTTACAAAAGTAGATATTGTTAAGCTCATTAAAGAGAGCCACGGCATTACTAGCGGCTTTATGATTGGCGACCGCTTTCACGACGTAGAGGCCGGGCTAGCCAATGGCCTTACTGCTGTCGGGTGCCTATTTGGCACCGGGACGCGCGAGGAGCTTAAGCGCGCCCATTACCTGATTAATGGCTTCAGTGAGTTACAGCGCATCGTAACTTAA
- a CDS encoding 2-hydroxyglutaryl-CoA dehydratase, producing MGKSVYIGIDVGSVSTNLAVIDDASQVLAVGYLPTQGQPIAAVQKGLRDVALVLPQDATVRGVGATGSGRLLTRALVGADIVKNEITAHAAATLRAVPDVRTIIEIGGQDSKIIVLNHGVVTDFAMNTVCAAGTGSFLDRQASRLGLDIADLGRLALQATKPTRIAGRCAVFAESDMIHKQQVGHSLADIVAGLCEALVRNYLNNVGKGKSIVSPVVFQGGVAANVGIRKAFEDALQLPIIVPPHYNVMGALGACFLSQGVKGASAFRGFAVAEAHCQTATSTCGGCGHLCEVVEFRMDRTAVAYWGDRCGRFGSKREKAGN from the coding sequence GTGGGAAAAAGCGTTTACATAGGCATAGATGTAGGCTCTGTCAGCACGAACTTGGCTGTTATCGATGATGCATCGCAGGTCTTAGCGGTCGGCTACCTCCCGACGCAGGGGCAGCCGATTGCCGCCGTGCAGAAGGGACTGCGGGATGTCGCGCTTGTGCTGCCGCAGGATGCAACTGTCCGCGGTGTCGGGGCTACCGGCAGCGGTCGCCTGTTAACCCGGGCATTAGTAGGGGCGGATATCGTCAAGAATGAAATCACGGCACATGCCGCAGCTACCTTGCGGGCTGTGCCGGATGTGCGCACGATTATTGAAATCGGCGGGCAGGACTCCAAAATCATCGTGCTTAACCACGGTGTCGTCACCGACTTTGCCATGAACACCGTGTGCGCAGCCGGGACAGGCTCATTTTTGGACAGGCAGGCTAGCCGTCTAGGCCTAGACATCGCCGACTTAGGCCGGCTCGCGCTACAAGCGACAAAACCTACCCGCATTGCGGGTAGGTGTGCGGTGTTTGCGGAGTCTGACATGATTCATAAGCAGCAAGTCGGCCACTCGCTGGCAGATATAGTGGCCGGACTCTGCGAAGCGTTAGTGCGAAACTATCTCAACAACGTGGGGAAAGGCAAGAGTATCGTGTCCCCCGTAGTTTTCCAAGGGGGAGTCGCAGCTAACGTCGGCATCAGAAAGGCCTTTGAAGATGCCTTGCAGCTACCCATAATTGTGCCGCCCCACTACAATGTTATGGGCGCACTAGGTGCCTGCTTCTTGAGCCAAGGGGTTAAAGGGGCGAGCGCTTTTCGCGGCTTTGCCGTGGCAGAGGCACACTGCCAGACCGCCACTTCCACCTGCGGCGGCTGCGGCCACCTCTGTGAAGTGGTCGAGTTCCGCATGGATAGAACGGCCGTAGCCTATTGGGGTGACAGATGCGGCCGCTTCGGCAGCAAGCGCGAAAAAGCCGGCAATTAA
- a CDS encoding DUF421 domain-containing protein — protein MQLLTIAFRTLFFYFAVLFVMRVMGKREMGNLSPFDLVVSIMIAELAALPIEHPEQPLLLGLLPLAVLLCAEVALSFASLKSERVRELINGTPSIIVAKGRLMEREMRRQRYTLHDLMVGLRSQGVFDLGEVEYAVLEPGGNLSVMPRAEKRPATPKDLGVAVTYQGLPLPLITDGHIHWRSVQEAGYGQEEFAKLLRQYNVSDSKAVLYAYLDGEKKFVVQLREKA, from the coding sequence GTGCAGTTGCTGACTATTGCCTTTCGCACGCTGTTTTTTTACTTCGCTGTGCTTTTTGTTATGCGGGTTATGGGAAAGAGGGAAATGGGCAACCTATCGCCGTTTGACTTGGTCGTTTCCATCATGATTGCCGAACTAGCCGCACTTCCCATCGAGCACCCGGAGCAACCGCTACTCCTCGGTCTCCTGCCCCTAGCCGTACTGCTCTGTGCCGAAGTCGCTTTGTCTTTCGCCTCGCTAAAGTCCGAGCGCGTGCGGGAGCTTATAAATGGCACCCCGAGCATTATTGTTGCCAAGGGGAGGCTTATGGAGCGAGAAATGCGTCGGCAGCGCTATACTCTGCATGACCTTATGGTGGGTCTACGCTCCCAAGGCGTGTTTGACCTAGGGGAAGTGGAGTATGCCGTGCTAGAGCCGGGGGGGAACCTTAGTGTTATGCCGCGTGCCGAGAAACGCCCGGCTACGCCTAAAGACTTAGGGGTAGCGGTTACCTACCAGGGGCTCCCTTTGCCCTTAATTACGGATGGGCATATACATTGGCGTTCCGTGCAGGAGGCAGGCTACGGGCAGGAGGAGTTCGCAAAATTGTTGCGGCAGTATAACGTCAGCGATTCCAAGGCTGTCTTATATGCCTATCTCGATGGTGAGAAGAAATTCGTAGTTCAGTTACGGGAAAAAGCATAG
- a CDS encoding YheC/YheD family protein codes for MHYARVIIASEQQRAQATRLSGGVAEVSGGVRLAEGKSALELTERAAHLLGLRDKQRVGVWRAAYGMRIGPYVGIMTNKRPGTLPGFRGLRGRRENYTALTRMAGEMGAVAFVFAVEDVDFAQRRVLGYARVGGRWVPREYPLPDVVYNRVPDRKSEVSLPVMRFKQQIKRLQPAVALFNPKFLNKWELYGLLAKQPELTPFVPETCLYREPKDLVDMLRKHDMVYLKPQDTFAGRGIMRVWRKGQKLVLSYKDGAKYRHASYTGTDALLRAFVARRAGSRYLLQEGLRLAKLRGAIFDVRVLVQKNNQGQWEVTGIGVRVAAPGGITTHVPNGGHIAPLDTVLKEAFGESAGRPQGLREEIEALALKVAPAIERGVGSLFGEMSMDIGITEAKKCYFFEANAKPMKFDEPAIRAKSLRRLVEFSRYLAGYQSSGGQSGVSI; via the coding sequence ATGCACTACGCACGAGTAATCATAGCGAGTGAGCAGCAGCGGGCGCAAGCCACGCGCCTTTCTGGAGGCGTGGCGGAAGTATCAGGGGGAGTTAGGCTTGCGGAGGGAAAGAGCGCGCTAGAGCTCACAGAGCGGGCAGCGCACCTGCTTGGTCTGCGCGACAAGCAGCGCGTAGGCGTGTGGCGCGCCGCTTACGGCATGCGCATCGGGCCATATGTAGGTATTATGACGAACAAACGCCCCGGCACTCTACCGGGGTTTCGCGGGCTGCGCGGCCGGCGCGAGAACTACACCGCTTTAACACGGATGGCCGGAGAAATGGGGGCCGTAGCCTTTGTGTTTGCCGTCGAAGACGTAGATTTCGCGCAAAGGCGAGTGCTTGGCTATGCACGCGTAGGAGGTCGGTGGGTGCCACGGGAATACCCTCTGCCTGATGTCGTCTACAACCGCGTGCCTGATAGGAAGAGCGAGGTGTCACTGCCTGTAATGCGCTTCAAGCAGCAGATAAAGCGCCTGCAACCGGCGGTGGCGCTGTTTAACCCAAAGTTTCTCAACAAGTGGGAGCTGTACGGCCTCCTCGCTAAACAGCCTGAGCTTACACCTTTTGTTCCTGAGACGTGTCTCTACCGGGAGCCGAAAGACTTAGTCGACATGCTGCGAAAGCACGACATGGTGTATCTTAAGCCGCAAGACACCTTTGCGGGACGGGGCATCATGCGCGTATGGCGTAAAGGCCAAAAACTAGTTCTTAGCTACAAGGACGGGGCAAAGTATCGGCATGCTTCGTACACCGGCACCGACGCGCTGCTCCGTGCCTTTGTCGCACGGCGTGCGGGGAGCCGCTATTTGCTGCAGGAAGGGCTGCGCCTAGCGAAGCTTCGCGGCGCCATTTTCGATGTTCGGGTGCTCGTGCAAAAAAACAATCAAGGCCAGTGGGAAGTCACAGGCATAGGCGTGCGCGTAGCGGCGCCGGGGGGTATCACTACACATGTGCCGAATGGAGGGCATATTGCACCTCTGGACACGGTATTGAAGGAGGCCTTTGGCGAAAGCGCTGGTCGACCACAAGGCCTGCGCGAGGAAATCGAAGCACTGGCCCTCAAGGTGGCACCGGCCATAGAACGCGGCGTAGGCAGTCTTTTTGGCGAAATGTCTATGGACATCGGCATTACCGAGGCAAAGAAGTGCTATTTTTTTGAGGCTAACGCCAAACCGATGAAGTTTGACGAACCTGCCATCAGGGCCAAGTCGCTGCGGAGGCTAGTGGAGTTTAGCCGGTATCTCGCCGGTTACCAAAGCAGTGGGGGACAGAGCGGTGTCAGTATTTAA
- a CDS encoding YheC/YheD family protein → MRDVNGRCAVALRPCKIAEMGLATGSHVKVRFGSRTVKAVVLAKADLAEEYSLSPLLRMRLHYPAGYNGKLVYDRGENELHFGPLIGLLTVPFGSSQSVGRNPMYRGLCRAASRVRAFVYAFTSRDVDWGRRLVRGTVDYGHGVRSITLPLPDVIYNRIPNRGLERTAHYRSFLRQLSSVRDTYLFNPMFFNKWHVHRWLTRSGEVNHLLPETRPWRGVSDVASILKKHQHAYVKPVGGSLGAGIMRVYQSKLGGFVVAYRHGHTNILHRHATWEAAAADLLAARHRREYLVQQGLTLAKYRGRTFDVRVTMQRNGYGEWVAIGPAAKVAVSGAITTHVHNGGRVYPLLRVLKEVFGGNEQLVYGRIIQAGKEVALALEKAMNVRLGELGLDLGVTPNGEVYLFEVNAKPGRMVFAPIWARRDGWYSYHCVCAYAHFAAGFGEIR, encoded by the coding sequence GTGCGTGATGTAAACGGGCGATGTGCGGTGGCGTTGCGGCCCTGTAAGATTGCGGAAATGGGACTTGCGACCGGCAGCCACGTGAAAGTGCGTTTTGGCAGCAGGACTGTTAAGGCAGTGGTCTTGGCCAAAGCAGACCTGGCGGAGGAGTACTCGCTGTCGCCGCTCTTAAGGATGAGGTTGCACTACCCGGCAGGTTATAACGGCAAGCTTGTCTACGACAGAGGCGAGAATGAGCTCCACTTCGGACCGCTCATCGGTCTCTTGACTGTCCCCTTTGGCTCGTCGCAAAGTGTTGGACGTAACCCCATGTACCGTGGTCTGTGCCGGGCCGCGTCTAGGGTGCGGGCCTTTGTCTATGCGTTCACTTCGCGCGACGTCGATTGGGGGAGGCGCTTGGTGCGGGGCACGGTAGACTATGGTCACGGCGTGAGGAGTATTACTCTGCCGCTACCTGACGTCATCTACAACCGTATTCCTAACCGCGGCTTGGAGCGCACCGCGCATTACCGGAGCTTTCTCAGGCAACTTAGCTCGGTCCGAGACACATACCTCTTTAACCCCATGTTCTTTAACAAATGGCACGTGCACCGTTGGCTTACCCGCTCAGGCGAGGTCAACCACCTCCTGCCCGAAACTAGGCCCTGGCGCGGCGTGTCCGATGTCGCGAGTATACTCAAAAAGCATCAGCATGCCTACGTCAAGCCGGTAGGGGGAAGTTTGGGAGCCGGCATCATGCGTGTCTACCAGAGTAAGCTCGGCGGTTTTGTGGTGGCCTATCGCCACGGCCACACCAATATCTTGCACCGGCATGCTACGTGGGAGGCGGCGGCAGCCGACCTCCTCGCTGCCAGGCATCGCCGTGAATACCTAGTACAGCAAGGTTTAACCCTAGCCAAGTACCGGGGGCGCACTTTTGATGTTCGCGTCACCATGCAGCGGAACGGCTACGGGGAATGGGTAGCGATAGGGCCTGCGGCCAAAGTTGCGGTATCGGGTGCCATCACGACTCATGTCCATAACGGGGGCCGCGTCTACCCGCTGCTGCGGGTACTAAAGGAAGTTTTCGGCGGTAACGAGCAGCTTGTTTACGGCCGCATCATTCAGGCCGGCAAGGAAGTGGCCTTGGCTCTAGAGAAGGCCATGAATGTAAGGCTCGGGGAATTAGGGCTCGACCTAGGCGTTACGCCAAACGGCGAGGTGTATCTCTTTGAAGTTAATGCCAAACCAGGCCGAATGGTGTTTGCGCCTATCTGGGCCCGCAGGGACGGGTGGTATTCATACCATTGCGTGTGCGCTTACGCCCATTTCGCGGCTGGATTTGGCGAAATCAGGTAG
- a CDS encoding YheC/YheD family protein yields MSGRILVGIMSSRRGGTGLPFSEGLYFKQLIRAARGLNVRAFVFCPLDVDWQARTVAGYTYNPSLGGWSHQRFPLPDVVYDRLFPPRGHMANILFAAARRLKRQRGVVFFGRALKGKWEVYRSVRKCPDLAPHVPDTKRLSGVAVLKHMLDRHRYVFIKPDMGSQGKGVMQIRATGSGLACRGRDSANRPYSALVHSAAVALSLAKRESQRHRLLVQQGLYLNHYHGSTFDVRAVVQKDETGKWALTGTAARIGQRGSITSNLHGGGRAMRTEALLRLAFPEQWEAIYAKIQSLCLAIPSALDRELGRFGELGLDLGVDRDGKVWLIEANSKPGRKVFLRIKAMDLRRLSVLRPMQYCRYLGQSRRGEEPCVM; encoded by the coding sequence ATGAGCGGCAGAATCTTAGTGGGCATTATGTCGTCGAGGAGGGGGGGGACGGGGTTACCTTTTAGCGAAGGGCTTTACTTTAAGCAGCTGATTCGCGCGGCGAGGGGCTTAAACGTGCGCGCCTTTGTCTTTTGTCCCCTAGATGTCGATTGGCAAGCGCGGACGGTTGCGGGATATACCTATAATCCTAGCCTCGGCGGGTGGAGTCACCAGCGCTTCCCCTTGCCGGACGTGGTCTACGACCGTCTTTTCCCGCCGCGCGGGCATATGGCAAACATCTTGTTTGCCGCCGCGCGAAGGCTCAAGCGGCAGAGAGGTGTAGTCTTCTTTGGCCGTGCCTTAAAGGGGAAGTGGGAGGTGTATCGGTCAGTACGCAAGTGCCCGGATCTCGCCCCCCATGTGCCCGACACAAAAAGGCTTAGCGGCGTCGCGGTTCTTAAGCACATGTTAGATAGACATCGCTATGTCTTTATTAAGCCGGACATGGGGAGCCAAGGCAAAGGTGTTATGCAAATTCGCGCTACCGGTTCAGGCCTAGCGTGCCGCGGCCGCGACAGTGCTAACCGACCATACTCGGCACTGGTACACTCAGCCGCTGTGGCGCTTAGCCTAGCCAAGCGAGAAAGTCAGCGGCACAGGCTCTTGGTGCAGCAGGGGCTTTACCTGAACCACTATCATGGCAGTACATTTGATGTTCGCGCGGTAGTGCAGAAGGACGAAACGGGCAAGTGGGCGCTCACGGGTACAGCGGCTCGCATAGGGCAGAGGGGGAGCATCACGTCGAACCTGCACGGCGGCGGCAGAGCTATGCGTACCGAGGCTTTGCTGCGGCTTGCGTTTCCCGAGCAGTGGGAGGCTATCTATGCTAAGATTCAGAGCCTGTGTCTGGCGATCCCGAGCGCACTCGACCGAGAGCTAGGGCGATTTGGAGAGCTAGGCTTGGATTTAGGAGTAGATAGGGACGGCAAGGTGTGGCTTATTGAAGCCAACAGCAAGCCGGGGCGCAAGGTCTTTCTTAGGATTAAGGCGATGGACTTAAGGCGCCTGAGTGTTTTGCGGCCAATGCAGTACTGCAGGTACTTAGGTCAGTCGAGGCGAGGTGAAGAGCCGTGCGTGATGTAA
- a CDS encoding YheC/YheD family protein produces MATRVVLAVRPEEDAGREVVLPLPLTSQLKPDSTVTLRAGQSVASVSVKASTEVCRPRRVLLSRDLLQELRLTEGDTLAMWRDTRQGVVRFGPVLGVLGKRSRGGLFGPSTGIIRWCVRQARRKGMLAYAFAPEDINWQERAVRGWVWTGNVLRRVKCPLPDVVYDRVSSRTAENAPSFVRAKERLLACPVKYYNRSFFNKWDVHRILEKHASTKGYLPQTEELSSVNVLEKCLKRYGVVYVKPAHGSHGAGIFRVARAGTGYNYRFTRLNLPDKRGRTKGVAPVLAFASRLMQNGQYVVQRGLRLARIGGATFDVRVLLQKTIRNKWVIQSMVARVAEPGNVVSNVADGGHILHPRRAIALAFGGRVNSRAIMQRLKRIAKATAEVIESEVGFELAEMGVDLGIDAAARIWVIEANSRPGRETGEGRPQRISRSVQRLVSFLRSRGLQ; encoded by the coding sequence ATGGCAACGAGGGTTGTGCTCGCGGTTCGCCCCGAGGAGGATGCAGGCCGGGAAGTAGTATTGCCTCTGCCGTTAACTTCGCAGCTAAAGCCTGACTCGACCGTAACATTGCGTGCCGGGCAGTCTGTGGCGTCGGTGTCAGTAAAGGCAAGTACGGAAGTGTGTCGCCCGCGACGGGTGTTGCTGAGTCGAGACTTGCTGCAGGAACTTAGGCTCACCGAGGGCGATACGTTAGCGATGTGGCGTGACACACGTCAAGGTGTGGTCAGGTTTGGCCCGGTACTTGGGGTGCTTGGGAAACGCTCACGCGGTGGGCTGTTTGGCCCGTCGACAGGGATAATTCGCTGGTGTGTGCGCCAAGCGCGCAGGAAAGGTATGTTGGCGTATGCCTTTGCCCCGGAAGACATCAACTGGCAGGAGCGCGCCGTGCGAGGGTGGGTATGGACGGGTAACGTGCTCAGGCGGGTCAAGTGCCCCTTGCCTGATGTCGTCTACGACCGCGTTTCAAGCCGCACTGCAGAGAATGCTCCGTCCTTTGTGCGAGCCAAAGAGCGCTTGCTAGCCTGCCCGGTAAAATATTATAATCGCTCATTTTTTAACAAGTGGGATGTTCATCGCATTCTAGAGAAGCATGCCTCGACCAAGGGCTACCTCCCACAAACGGAGGAGCTCTCTAGTGTCAATGTACTGGAGAAATGTCTTAAGCGTTACGGCGTGGTCTACGTCAAGCCCGCGCACGGCAGTCACGGCGCGGGCATCTTTCGAGTTGCGCGGGCAGGCACAGGCTACAACTACCGCTTCACGCGCCTCAATCTCCCCGACAAGCGAGGACGCACCAAAGGGGTCGCGCCCGTGCTCGCCTTCGCGTCACGCCTGATGCAGAACGGGCAGTATGTCGTGCAGCGGGGACTGCGCCTAGCCCGCATCGGCGGGGCGACGTTTGATGTGCGCGTCCTGCTACAGAAGACTATCCGCAACAAGTGGGTAATCCAAAGCATGGTAGCGCGCGTCGCGGAACCCGGCAACGTAGTCTCTAACGTAGCGGACGGAGGGCACATCCTGCATCCTAGGCGCGCGATAGCGTTGGCCTTTGGGGGGAGAGTGAACTCACGCGCTATTATGCAGCGGCTAAAGCGCATAGCTAAAGCCACCGCGGAAGTCATTGAAAGCGAGGTGGGGTTTGAGCTAGCCGAGATGGGCGTTGACTTAGGGATAGATGCGGCAGCTAGGATATGGGTAATCGAGGCTAACTCACGCCCCGGCCGAGAGACGGGTGAGGGCCGCCCGCAGCGGATTTCGCGCTCGGTACAACGTTTGGTAAGCTTCCTGCGCAGCCGTGGGCTGCAGTAA